In the Candidatus Cloacimonadota bacterium genome, one interval contains:
- a CDS encoding peptidylprolyl isomerase: protein MHIAIVNSYKISDKEYKAELYQLMQERKSKNVTLQLKKLAINNLIDAILLKEESQKVDLPINEQEVQYQFIEIQNQYSSSDEFSDQMKKYSLTTDKLIEHIRNNIRVKQFIKSHFINKVKIEHNKISEYYEAHKHDFIIPEEIKICHILVKDDGLNSFQKIEEISKRLYNKDDFCEIAKEYSDCPSGKDGGNLGYIQRGKILKELEDVAFCLPIGQITGPIKTRFGYHFVKVMDKKKSRIPEFKEIKDALKKQLERITGELELLKHIRKLRANADIIINHEYL from the coding sequence ATGCATATTGCGATTGTAAATTCTTACAAAATTTCAGATAAAGAGTATAAAGCTGAACTGTATCAATTAATGCAAGAAAGAAAATCAAAGAATGTAACACTGCAGTTAAAGAAATTAGCTATAAATAATTTAATTGATGCAATCCTGCTCAAGGAAGAATCTCAAAAAGTTGACCTTCCCATTAACGAACAGGAGGTTCAATACCAATTTATAGAGATACAAAATCAATATTCTTCATCTGATGAATTCTCTGACCAGATGAAGAAGTATTCTTTAACAACTGACAAACTTATTGAGCATATTAGAAATAATATTCGCGTTAAACAATTTATCAAATCCCATTTTATTAATAAAGTCAAGATTGAACATAACAAAATATCTGAATATTATGAAGCTCATAAGCATGATTTCATAATTCCTGAAGAGATAAAAATTTGCCATATTTTGGTAAAGGATGATGGCCTGAATTCCTTTCAAAAGATTGAGGAAATAAGTAAGAGATTATATAATAAGGATGATTTTTGTGAAATCGCAAAGGAGTATTCCGATTGCCCGAGTGGGAAAGATGGTGGTAATTTGGGTTATATTCAACGAGGGAAAATTCTAAAAGAACTTGAGGATGTTGCCTTTTGTCTACCAATTGGGCAAATTACAGGTCCTATCAAAACAAGGTTTGGCTATCATTTTGTAAAAGTTATGGATAAAAAAAAATCACGAATTCCAGAATTTAAAGAAATAAAAGATGCATTAAAAAAACAATTGGAAAGAATAACAGGAGAATTGGAATTATTAAAACATATTAGAAAGCTAAGGGCAAATGCTGATATAATAATTAACCACGAATATCTATGA